A window of Cellulomonas sp. SLBN-39 genomic DNA:
ATGCAACGGATCATCGACTCGTCCGAGACCCTGCGCGCAGGGTTCCTCGAGCGCATGCAGCGTGCGCAGGACGTGCTGGTGGATCGTCTGGTCGCGCGGGCGCAGGCCCGTCGGGAGGACGTCGGTCGCCTCGAGGTCGCCGCGCTCGTCGCCGCAGCTTTCGCTGCCATGACCGTCGCGCGCAGCCACGCCCAGCGGGCCGGCATCCCCTTGGACACCGCCGTGGACGACGCGATGGACGCCGTGGCCCGAGGCGCGGTCCCCGTCGGCGTGAGCTGACCGCCGCACCCCGAGAGCCGGGGTACCTCCGGGGTCCCCGACGCCCTACGGTGTCCGCCATGAGGGTGGCGCCGCACGAGCAGACCGTCGCCGCCGCGGCGACCCTGCGGGCGATGATGCGCCGCCAGGAGCTGCGCCCCGGCGACCGGCTCGGCGACGAGCGCAGCCTGGCCGCCGAGCTCGGCATCACCCGGTCCCGGCTCCGCGAGGCCCTCGAGCTGCTGCAGGCCGCGGGCCACGTGCGCCGGCGGCTCGGACGCGGGGGAGGGGTGTTCGCCTCCGACGGGCGGATCGAGCGGAACCTCAACACCATCGAGGGGCTGCCGGACATCACCCGCGTGCAGGGCGTGCGGCTCGTCACGACGGTGCTGCGGGTCGAGCTCGTGCGTGCCGGCCCCCTCGACCGCCGCCTGCTGCGGCTGCCCGCCGGTGCCTCCGTCTACCACCTGCAGCGCCTGCGCCGCACCGACGACGGCGCCGGTCTGAGCCTGGAGGACACCCGCGCCCCCGCGTCCCTGTTCCCCGAGCTGGACGCCCAGGACCTCACCCAGCTCTACCGCTGCTTCCGCGAGACCTACGGCGTGACCCCGGCCGTCTCCGACGAGAGCATCGAGGTCGCGTACGCCACCGCGGGCCAGGCCGAGCTGCTCGACGTCGACCCCGGCACCGCGCTGGTCCGCCTGTCGCGGCTCACGCTCGACGACCAGCAGCGCCCGGTCGAGATCGGCACCGAGCTGTTCGTCGCCGACCGCATGCGCTTCCACCTGCGCCGCTACGGCGTCGTCGGCAACCCCCACCGCCCCGGCTGACCAGCCCGGTCGCCCGCGACCGGGCTCCCGCTCACGCCTCAGACCCCCGAGCCGCGCACCAGGTCCCGTTCGCCGACCGTCGGGATGGTCGACAGGCCTCAGACCCCACCGCGGGCTCGTCGCCAGATGCCCTCGAAGTCCGCTGCATCGATGACAGCGACCGTGAACTGGGGATCGGCCGCGATCTCCTCCGGTCGCGGGATCGGTACCTGGCCGAGGCCGGTGGTCTCCGTCTCGTGCTGATCGTCAGCCCACGCCAGACGACCGTCGGCGAACTCGTCGACCTTGCGCACCTCCCAGCCGTCGACGATGTGCGACCACAGCACCACGGGGTCCTCGGCGTCATCGTGGTGCCAACGAACACGCTGGAAGTAGCCGGCAGTCACCGCCTGATCGTGGCACGTCGCAGGCACCACAGCACCGAACGGGCTCTGGCTCACGGGTCAGGGCCGTGAACCGTGAGCCAGAGCCCGCTCGGCGGCGGGGGACGCTGTGAGGGCGACCGGGAACCAGGGGACCGGGGCCGGGGCCTCGGCCGAGGGTCTGGTGAGCATCCAGCGGAGGACCGCGCTCGC
This region includes:
- a CDS encoding GntR family transcriptional regulator; this translates as MRVAPHEQTVAAAATLRAMMRRQELRPGDRLGDERSLAAELGITRSRLREALELLQAAGHVRRRLGRGGGVFASDGRIERNLNTIEGLPDITRVQGVRLVTTVLRVELVRAGPLDRRLLRLPAGASVYHLQRLRRTDDGAGLSLEDTRAPASLFPELDAQDLTQLYRCFRETYGVTPAVSDESIEVAYATAGQAELLDVDPGTALVRLSRLTLDDQQRPVEIGTELFVADRMRFHLRRYGVVGNPHRPG